In a genomic window of Spirosoma agri:
- the crcB gene encoding fluoride efflux transporter CrcB has protein sequence MRILLTHPYVLVFMGGGTGSLVRYLTGRFIPATLSGAPFPTAILIVNIVASALLGLVVGWGLGRTMGEEARLLIGVGFCGGLSTFSSFSYDTVVLLQNGRVGIAFLNIGLNLILCLLVSMGGLLIGQKL, from the coding sequence ATGAGAATCTTGCTGACTCACCCGTATGTGCTGGTCTTCATGGGAGGTGGAACGGGTAGTCTGGTACGCTATCTGACCGGACGATTTATTCCGGCTACTTTATCGGGGGCACCATTCCCGACCGCTATCCTGATTGTGAATATTGTGGCTAGTGCGCTGCTGGGTCTGGTAGTAGGCTGGGGACTCGGGCGAACGATGGGGGAGGAAGCCCGCTTGCTGATCGGTGTTGGCTTTTGCGGAGGACTCAGCACCTTTTCGAGTTTTAGTTACGATACGGTGGTACTGCTACAAAACGGCAGGGTCGGTATCGCCTTTCTCAATATCGGCCTAAATCTGATTCTATGCCTCCTTGTGTCGATGGGAGGTTTGCTGATTGGCCAGAAATTATAA
- a CDS encoding D-alanyl-D-alanine carboxypeptidase: MMNVFKKTTFLLLLAGFLTNCSPARRISRDLHTKSTYTDHFTGVALFDPAKQRMLIQHNADKPFTPASNTKLFSFYAGLLSLRDSLPAFRYAVRPNAAQGDSLIVWGTGNPLLLHPDLPDTTLLAFLRNRTERLFFSPAMYDGPRFGPGWAWDDYNDDYSPELAAMPIYGNVVRSVNGHVSPRRFADSVRVTDDAKPGLRRAEFRNQFTRPANDRPARQDVPFRWSPELVAQLLTDTLHRPVSVVNLPVPPDARLVHGTSTDSLYKRMLRVSDNQFAEQVLFMASAERMAGKLMPTVELQRVADSLQLPAASAKWVDGSGLSRYNLFTPNVLIELLKKIAAKIPQERLFVLLPASGQSVTLRSIASADKPYIFAKSGSMSGVYNLSGYVLTKRGKVLYFSIMNNNFTQPVSEMRRRTAELVKEIHNRF; encoded by the coding sequence ATGATGAATGTCTTCAAGAAAACGACTTTCCTGCTTTTGCTGGCTGGTTTCCTGACGAACTGCTCACCGGCGCGTCGAATCAGCCGTGATCTGCACACGAAGTCGACATATACCGATCACTTTACGGGCGTCGCGTTGTTCGATCCTGCCAAGCAGCGGATGCTGATTCAGCACAATGCCGATAAGCCATTTACGCCCGCGTCGAATACGAAACTGTTCAGTTTTTATGCGGGTCTGCTTTCGCTGCGTGATTCATTGCCCGCGTTTCGCTATGCCGTTCGGCCCAATGCCGCGCAGGGCGATTCGCTGATCGTTTGGGGCACGGGCAACCCGCTGCTGCTACACCCCGATCTGCCCGATACCACCCTACTAGCCTTTTTGCGCAACCGAACGGAGCGATTGTTTTTCTCACCCGCGATGTACGATGGTCCCCGATTCGGACCGGGCTGGGCCTGGGACGATTACAATGATGACTATTCACCTGAATTGGCCGCGATGCCCATCTACGGCAACGTCGTTCGATCGGTGAACGGCCACGTGAGTCCTCGCCGGTTTGCGGATAGTGTCCGGGTGACCGATGACGCAAAGCCAGGCCTGCGAAGGGCTGAATTTAGAAACCAATTTACGCGTCCTGCCAACGATCGACCAGCGCGTCAGGATGTGCCGTTCCGGTGGTCGCCCGAGTTAGTCGCTCAGCTGCTGACCGATACGCTTCATCGCCCGGTAAGCGTCGTCAATCTGCCGGTGCCACCTGATGCCCGACTGGTGCACGGAACATCGACGGATTCGCTCTACAAACGAATGCTTCGGGTGAGCGATAACCAGTTTGCGGAACAGGTGCTCTTCATGGCTTCGGCTGAACGAATGGCTGGTAAGCTCATGCCAACCGTCGAGTTGCAGCGCGTTGCGGACAGTTTACAGTTGCCAGCCGCTTCGGCAAAGTGGGTCGATGGCTCTGGCTTATCCCGCTACAATCTCTTTACGCCCAACGTGTTAATCGAATTGTTGAAAAAGATCGCGGCTAAAATTCCGCAGGAGCGATTATTCGTACTGTTGCCAGCCTCCGGGCAGTCGGTTACGTTACGATCCATAGCGTCCGCCGATAAGCCCTACATTTTTGCCAAATCGGGTTCGATGAGCGGTGTCTACAATCTGAGTGGCTACGTATTGACAAAGCGTGGGAAGGTGCTCTACTTCAGTATTATGAACAATAACTTCACGCAACCCGTAAGCGAAATGCGTCGCCGAACAGCGGAATTAGTCAAGGAGATTCACAACCGGTTTTGA
- a CDS encoding APC family permease codes for MAQNQLKKLLGVGFGVAVTIGGTVGTGILRKPGPIAQDIGDATLIITVWLAVGLYALVGSLSVIELGTMLPKAGAWYVYARRAFGNYAGFIIGISSWLGSVSAMAFGAAVMSEYIGLLAPSMVAHQKAVAIGILVAFVAFHSIGVRLASRAQEVMSVLKAVGLLAFVVVCFMITPDKPVSVPTDSLRPLAEGGIWLGILAALQSVFYTYDGWHTAAYFTEEDVNPSRNLPRSMISGVLLIIGIYILVNLALLYILPIATLAGSKLPAADAVQVLFGPGSAQVVTFLLMISIMGIINAQIMFNPRVIFAMGRDGLFFPFVTQVNKGGTPLNATMLTALASIILILTNTYSKLSDIATFFFVLCYASSFAALIRLRKTEPDLDRPVRAWGYPFTTWTLLIASLAFLAGAVIGDFSSSLYAIGFIAVSYPVYLLIIR; via the coding sequence ATGGCTCAAAATCAGCTCAAAAAACTGTTAGGCGTCGGCTTCGGCGTGGCCGTAACGATCGGTGGTACCGTTGGCACCGGCATTCTGCGAAAACCTGGTCCTATCGCACAAGACATCGGCGATGCTACATTAATTATCACGGTCTGGTTAGCGGTCGGCTTATACGCACTCGTCGGCTCACTGTCCGTTATTGAACTGGGAACGATGCTGCCCAAAGCTGGCGCCTGGTACGTGTATGCCCGCCGGGCGTTTGGCAATTACGCCGGTTTTATCATTGGTATCAGCAGCTGGCTTGGTAGCGTGTCGGCAATGGCCTTCGGAGCCGCCGTTATGAGCGAGTATATTGGCTTGCTGGCTCCGTCGATGGTCGCTCATCAAAAGGCGGTGGCCATCGGTATTCTGGTTGCTTTCGTCGCCTTTCACTCCATCGGTGTACGGCTGGCGAGTCGGGCGCAGGAGGTCATGAGCGTGTTGAAAGCGGTTGGGTTATTGGCCTTTGTGGTCGTTTGCTTCATGATCACGCCCGATAAACCGGTATCGGTACCCACCGATTCACTACGCCCGCTGGCCGAAGGGGGTATCTGGCTGGGCATTCTGGCGGCTTTACAATCTGTTTTCTACACGTATGATGGCTGGCATACCGCGGCTTATTTTACGGAAGAAGACGTTAACCCCAGCCGCAACCTGCCCCGCTCCATGATCAGTGGCGTTTTGCTGATCATCGGGATCTACATACTTGTCAATCTGGCCCTCCTCTACATTTTGCCGATAGCTACGCTGGCCGGATCGAAGCTACCAGCCGCCGATGCGGTTCAGGTCTTGTTTGGGCCAGGTAGTGCGCAGGTCGTCACGTTTCTGCTGATGATTTCGATTATGGGGATCATCAATGCGCAGATCATGTTCAACCCGCGCGTCATTTTTGCGATGGGCCGCGATGGTCTATTTTTCCCGTTCGTTACGCAGGTCAACAAAGGAGGGACCCCGCTCAACGCCACCATGTTGACAGCGTTGGCGTCCATCATCTTGATACTGACTAATACGTACAGCAAACTGTCTGATATCGCGACATTCTTCTTTGTGCTGTGTTACGCGTCGAGCTTTGCCGCTCTGATTCGACTACGCAAAACCGAACCGGATCTCGACCGACCCGTACGCGCCTGGGGTTATCCCTTCACAACCTGGACACTTCTGATCGCGTCACTAGCGTTCCTGGCTGGCGCTGTCATCGGTGACTTTTCAAGTAGTTTATACGCCATTGGTTTCATCGCCGTGAGCTATCCGGTTTATCTGCTGATTATCCGCTAG